In Agromyces sp. 3263, a single genomic region encodes these proteins:
- the tatA gene encoding twin-arginine translocase TatA/TatE family subunit has product MFANLNGWHAVIVIAIILLLFGAPKIPQLARSLGQSMRILKTEIRDDGSAPSSDTPVASAADERAAK; this is encoded by the coding sequence ATGTTCGCGAACCTCAACGGCTGGCACGCCGTCATCGTCATCGCCATCATCCTGCTGCTCTTCGGCGCTCCCAAGATTCCCCAACTGGCGCGGTCACTGGGTCAGTCGATGCGCATCCTGAAGACCGAGATCCGCGACGACGGCAGCGCCCCATCCTCCGACACGCCCGTCGCGAGTGCCGCGGACGAGCGCGCGGCCAAGTGA
- a CDS encoding TIM barrel protein codes for MDDLIDRDDNPELGRKLGLSRRQLLAATTGMAAAAALGAAAFGGGPAHAATRGAAAAAAAGAVKAGGNGVLLPPGKRGIILYTVRDAISRDPNTTDLASGFKEVFQELSRIGYKQIEFAGYGQHANAEGGNVNNVAGAQLLRTWLDDNGLEAEGNHGSIPSTISDATIAQFDAQCEVANILGFGHIGTGSDPTGSAYVADWELAAERWNFFGERAASHGLKLYTHNHDIAYSFLLDSGPLDALGRPTRSSGVRRLEHFLANTDPSYVYLEMDIFWAHVAQYKHRSFTAPDGTVVESIFDPAGVVSAQTTRFPLFHTKDGKVNTATPNGYDMVPFGQGDIDYTTFFQRIGAKGYHNSMWEQDTAPGGNANPGQSLQFAQVAYDGMAALRG; via the coding sequence ATGGACGATCTGATCGATCGCGACGACAACCCCGAGCTCGGCCGCAAGCTCGGCCTCTCGCGGCGGCAGCTGCTCGCCGCGACGACGGGCATGGCCGCAGCCGCCGCGCTCGGCGCCGCCGCGTTCGGCGGTGGCCCCGCCCACGCCGCCACCCGCGGCGCCGCCGCAGCCGCAGCCGCTGGTGCGGTGAAAGCCGGAGGCAACGGCGTGCTGCTGCCTCCCGGCAAGCGCGGCATCATCCTCTACACCGTTCGGGATGCCATCTCGCGCGACCCGAACACGACCGACCTCGCGTCGGGCTTCAAGGAGGTCTTCCAGGAGCTGTCCCGGATCGGGTACAAGCAGATCGAGTTCGCCGGCTACGGCCAGCATGCCAACGCCGAGGGCGGGAACGTCAACAACGTCGCCGGCGCCCAGCTGCTGCGCACCTGGCTCGACGACAACGGACTCGAGGCCGAGGGCAACCACGGCTCGATCCCGTCGACGATCAGCGATGCCACCATCGCGCAGTTCGACGCGCAGTGCGAGGTCGCGAACATCCTCGGCTTCGGGCATATCGGCACGGGCAGCGACCCGACCGGCAGCGCCTACGTCGCCGACTGGGAACTCGCCGCCGAGCGGTGGAACTTCTTCGGCGAGCGCGCGGCGTCGCACGGGCTCAAGCTGTACACGCACAACCACGACATCGCGTACAGCTTCCTCCTCGACAGCGGACCGCTCGACGCGCTCGGTCGCCCGACGCGCTCGAGCGGCGTCCGTCGCCTGGAGCACTTCCTCGCGAACACCGATCCGAGCTACGTCTACCTCGAGATGGACATCTTCTGGGCTCACGTCGCGCAGTACAAGCACCGCAGCTTCACCGCGCCCGACGGCACCGTCGTCGAGAGCATCTTCGACCCCGCCGGGGTCGTATCGGCGCAGACCACCCGGTTCCCGCTGTTCCACACCAAGGACGGCAAGGTCAACACCGCGACGCCGAACGGCTACGACATGGTGCCGTTCGGACAGGGAGACATCGACTACACGACGTTCTTCCAGCGCATCGGCGCCAAGGGCTACCACAACTCGATGTGGGAGCAGGACACGGCGCCCGGCGGCAACGCCAACCCCGGCCAGTCACTGCAGTTCGCACAGGTCGCCTACGACGGCATGGCCGCGCTGCGCGGTTAG
- a CDS encoding sugar ABC transporter ATP-binding protein, protein MIKGDNPASLLSMRGITKAFAGVPALRGVDLDVVAGEVHCVLGQNGAGKSTLIKVLAGAHQPDDGEIIWQGERRVIPNPVAAIDMGVATMYQELDVVDGLTIAENIFLGHELATGGVLHRARAAKTTRDLLKRLGHGDLSPHREVGTLSAAHKQIVSMARALSHDAKLIIMDEPSAVLDAEEVKNLFRVVHELTAQGIAIIYISHRLEEIRQIGDRITVIKDGSSMATGLQVADTPTPELIRLMTGRHVEFVFPPHRDLPSDAPVVLDVTGLGLRGTFSDVTFQVRAGEVVGLAGLVGSGRSEILETIYGARRPTAGTVSVSGARLRAGSVNSAVGAGVGLSPEERKSQGLLLEEPIFQNVTLSSFARFARGGVLNERRERAVTREQIDALELRPADPDRITGTLSGGNQQKIMLARWLVHGTSVLLLDEPTRGVDVGARAEIYALIRRLADAGTAIVVVSSEIEEVLGLSDRVLVIGDGRVLHITPATEIDEHGVLDLVMKGTAA, encoded by the coding sequence ATGATCAAAGGTGATAATCCAGCGTCATTACTTTCGATGCGCGGGATCACGAAGGCGTTCGCCGGAGTTCCCGCCCTCCGTGGCGTCGATCTCGACGTGGTCGCCGGCGAGGTGCACTGCGTACTCGGGCAGAACGGCGCCGGCAAGTCGACGCTGATCAAGGTCCTCGCGGGCGCGCATCAACCCGACGACGGCGAGATCATCTGGCAGGGGGAGCGGCGCGTCATCCCGAACCCGGTCGCCGCCATCGACATGGGCGTCGCGACGATGTACCAGGAGCTCGACGTCGTCGACGGCCTCACCATCGCGGAGAACATCTTCCTCGGCCACGAGCTCGCGACCGGCGGGGTGCTGCACCGGGCGCGCGCGGCGAAGACGACTCGCGACCTGCTCAAGCGGCTCGGCCACGGCGACCTCTCGCCGCATCGCGAGGTCGGCACGCTCTCCGCCGCCCACAAGCAGATCGTGAGCATGGCTCGCGCACTGTCGCACGACGCGAAGCTCATCATCATGGACGAGCCGAGCGCGGTGCTCGACGCCGAGGAGGTCAAGAACCTCTTCCGGGTCGTGCACGAGCTGACGGCCCAGGGCATCGCGATCATCTACATCTCCCACCGCCTCGAGGAGATCCGGCAGATCGGCGATCGCATCACCGTCATCAAGGACGGCTCGAGCATGGCCACCGGCCTCCAGGTCGCCGACACGCCGACGCCCGAGCTCATCCGACTCATGACGGGCCGCCACGTCGAGTTCGTCTTCCCGCCGCATCGCGACCTGCCGTCCGATGCGCCCGTGGTCCTCGACGTCACCGGCCTCGGACTGCGCGGCACCTTCTCCGACGTCACGTTCCAGGTCCGTGCCGGCGAGGTGGTCGGCCTCGCCGGTCTCGTCGGTTCCGGCCGCTCGGAGATCCTCGAGACCATCTACGGCGCCCGCCGCCCGACGGCGGGCACCGTGTCGGTGAGCGGCGCCCGGCTTCGTGCGGGATCCGTGAACTCGGCGGTCGGCGCCGGCGTCGGGCTCTCGCCGGAGGAACGCAAGAGCCAGGGCCTCCTCCTCGAGGAGCCCATCTTCCAGAACGTGACGCTCTCCTCCTTCGCCCGCTTCGCGCGCGGCGGCGTGCTGAACGAGCGCCGCGAACGCGCGGTCACCCGCGAGCAGATCGACGCGCTCGAGCTCCGACCGGCCGACCCCGACCGCATCACCGGCACGCTCTCCGGCGGCAACCAGCAGAAGATCATGCTCGCGCGCTGGCTCGTGCACGGCACGTCGGTGCTCCTGCTCGACGAGCCGACGCGTGGTGTCGACGTCGGCGCCCGCGCCGAGATCTACGCCCTCATCCGTCGCCTCGCCGACGCCGGCACTGCGATCGTCGTGGTGTCCAGCGAGATCGAGGAGGTCCTCGGACTCTCCGACCGCGTGCTCGTCATCGGCGACGGCCGCGTCCTCCACATCACCCCAGCCACCGAGATCGACGAGCACGGCGTGCTCGACCTCGTCATGAAAGGAACCGCCGCGTGA
- a CDS encoding phosphatidylglycerol lysyltransferase domain-containing protein — protein sequence MTGTSHDSTDVEPAGRLRSTGEAIAAFIRRVPFSIALAVVLVVTAIATGTATGPATDATAQAWAAGVTTTLDGGRWWTVATALVIPFDPFQLVFGVIASIVLLGVAERRMGTWRAIVAFAVTGVVGVALGTCLQWVGSLAGEWWAAGTAADLTLDPLAGIVGALITATAFMGVLWRRRIRIVTFSAILVFVLYDGDSSNAYRLIAAVAGLFLGALLTGDASTLRARRSSHAETRTLVAAVVAVTAIGPVVAFVNRSDLTPFAFGSYLFDDGAVDLDAVISQCTVTTAEAADACVRQLAILSAQGPGMFVLSFVPVLLLLLAAWGLHNGRRFAWWLAIAVNAAIIVFARTALDVTVTTADVEDGTWTVFDLGELVVWALAVLALPVGIIVMLVVTRRHFRIRAPRAAVARFVVTVGATFLSLAVVYYVVGLITIDEYWPAASPADLLIDTVKRFVPPHFLAVVDPIVLPGHDLTSVLYQAVGPVFWAVFLVAAVILMRQADAEMGFADRLRARALIRRHGGGTLGFMATWPGNLYWFGDDRQSVVAYRVINGVAITTSDPICAADAAGRVVREFAAFCDANSWVPVFYSVHPRVLPVFEELGWQHMSVGEETLVRTTGLELTGKPWQKVRQALNRGIKEGMTTVWTTWDALPLATVAQVNAISEEWVSEKELPEMGFTLGGMAELKDPDVRLMLAMAPDGRVQAITSWLPVYRDGEVVGWTIDFMRRSDDSMNGIMEFLIASAALHMKDIGAEVLSLSGAPLASKPLAPGEMAPDPTGMTRLLEFLARTLEPAYGFSSLFRFKAKFNPDYETISMAYPDPLALPAIGVAIGRAYLPEVSPKEALALARTLAK from the coding sequence GTGACCGGGACTTCTCACGACTCGACGGACGTCGAGCCGGCAGGACGCCTGCGCTCCACGGGCGAGGCGATCGCCGCGTTCATCCGTCGCGTGCCCTTCAGCATCGCGCTCGCGGTGGTGCTGGTCGTCACGGCGATCGCGACGGGGACGGCCACGGGACCGGCGACGGATGCCACGGCGCAGGCGTGGGCGGCGGGCGTGACCACGACGCTCGACGGCGGGCGGTGGTGGACGGTCGCGACCGCGCTGGTCATCCCGTTCGACCCGTTCCAGCTGGTCTTCGGCGTGATCGCGTCGATCGTGCTGCTCGGGGTGGCGGAGCGCAGGATGGGCACCTGGCGCGCGATCGTCGCGTTCGCCGTGACGGGCGTCGTGGGCGTCGCACTGGGCACCTGCCTGCAGTGGGTCGGCTCCCTCGCCGGGGAGTGGTGGGCGGCCGGCACCGCGGCCGACCTGACGCTCGATCCGCTGGCGGGCATCGTCGGCGCACTCATCACGGCGACCGCGTTCATGGGGGTGCTCTGGCGTCGGCGCATCCGCATCGTGACGTTCTCCGCGATCCTCGTGTTCGTGCTCTACGACGGGGACTCGTCGAACGCGTACCGGCTGATCGCGGCCGTCGCCGGGCTGTTCCTCGGCGCACTGCTCACCGGCGACGCGTCGACGCTGCGGGCACGGCGCAGCTCGCACGCCGAGACCCGGACCCTCGTGGCGGCCGTGGTGGCGGTGACGGCGATCGGCCCGGTCGTCGCATTCGTGAACCGCAGCGACCTGACCCCGTTCGCGTTCGGCTCCTACCTCTTCGACGACGGCGCCGTCGACCTCGACGCCGTGATCTCGCAGTGCACCGTGACGACGGCGGAGGCGGCCGATGCGTGCGTGCGGCAGCTCGCGATCCTCAGCGCACAGGGCCCCGGCATGTTCGTGCTGTCGTTCGTGCCCGTGCTGCTCCTCCTCCTGGCCGCCTGGGGGCTGCACAACGGCCGGCGCTTCGCGTGGTGGCTGGCCATCGCGGTGAACGCGGCGATCATCGTCTTCGCGCGCACGGCGCTCGATGTCACGGTCACGACGGCCGACGTCGAGGACGGGACCTGGACGGTGTTCGACCTCGGCGAGCTCGTCGTCTGGGCCCTCGCGGTGCTCGCCCTGCCGGTCGGCATCATCGTGATGCTCGTCGTGACCCGGCGGCACTTCCGGATCCGCGCGCCACGCGCGGCCGTCGCCCGGTTCGTGGTGACGGTCGGCGCGACGTTCCTGTCGCTCGCCGTCGTCTACTACGTGGTCGGGTTGATCACCATCGACGAGTACTGGCCGGCGGCGTCACCGGCAGACCTGCTCATCGACACGGTGAAGCGCTTCGTGCCGCCCCACTTCCTCGCCGTGGTCGACCCCATCGTGCTCCCGGGGCACGACCTCACGAGCGTGCTCTACCAGGCGGTCGGCCCCGTCTTCTGGGCCGTGTTCCTCGTCGCCGCGGTGATCCTGATGCGCCAGGCCGACGCCGAGATGGGCTTCGCCGACCGTCTCCGCGCTCGGGCGCTCATCCGCCGTCACGGCGGCGGAACGCTCGGCTTCATGGCGACGTGGCCCGGCAACCTCTACTGGTTCGGCGACGACCGGCAGTCGGTGGTGGCCTATCGCGTGATCAACGGCGTCGCGATCACGACCTCCGACCCGATCTGCGCAGCGGATGCCGCGGGGCGGGTGGTTCGCGAGTTCGCCGCGTTCTGCGACGCGAACAGCTGGGTACCCGTCTTCTACAGCGTGCATCCTCGGGTGCTGCCCGTGTTCGAGGAGCTGGGCTGGCAGCACATGTCGGTGGGCGAGGAGACGCTCGTGCGCACCACCGGGCTCGAACTGACGGGCAAGCCGTGGCAGAAGGTGCGGCAGGCCCTGAACCGCGGCATCAAGGAGGGCATGACCACGGTGTGGACCACGTGGGATGCCCTCCCGCTCGCCACGGTCGCGCAGGTGAACGCGATCTCCGAGGAGTGGGTCTCCGAGAAGGAGCTGCCCGAGATGGGGTTCACCCTCGGCGGGATGGCCGAGCTGAAGGATCCCGACGTGCGCCTGATGCTGGCTATGGCTCCCGACGGGCGCGTGCAGGCCATCACCAGCTGGCTGCCGGTGTACCGCGACGGCGAGGTCGTCGGCTGGACCATCGACTTCATGCGCCGGTCCGACGACAGCATGAACGGGATCATGGAGTTCCTGATCGCGTCGGCGGCGCTGCACATGAAGGACATCGGTGCGGAGGTGCTGAGTCTGTCGGGCGCCCCGCTCGCATCGAAGCCGTTGGCGCCGGGCGAGATGGCACCCGACCCGACGGGGATGACCCGCCTCCTGGAGTTCCTCGCCCGCACGCTCGAGCCGGCCTACGGCTTCTCATCGCTGTTCCGATTCAAGGCCAAGTTCAACCCCGACTACGAGACCATCTCGATGGCGTATCCCGACCCGCTCGCGCTGCCTGCGATCGGCGTCGCCATCGGCAGGGCGTACCTGCCCGAGGTGTCGCCGAAGGAGGCACTGGCGCTCGCGCGCACCCTCGCGAAGTAG
- a CDS encoding substrate-binding domain-containing protein: MRTARTRRRMFAAAGALVVAGLVTGCTAGAEEGNSGPTNNANNSESGDTVTIGFSGPAADHGWLGAINSGAIAEAEKYDDVELVVAEGTNDANLQISQVETFINDGVDAIVLLPTDGAALTEVAIKAMEAGIPVINVDREFSSPFAARTTVLGDNYGMGVSAGTYICEKLGDNPDAVVAEIAGIDSLPLTQDRSKGFADALEDCGLEVSNRVAADFTVQGGEAAASQLLAAAPKIDAIWNHDDDQGVGVLAAIDAAGRDEFFMVGGAGSKNAMEAIKAGNSVLEATVIYPSTQGADGVALARLIAQNKALGDLVEQDVPNRVVLYAPVVTADNVDTYLPTAFTS; encoded by the coding sequence ATGCGCACAGCGCGCACCCGACGGCGCATGTTCGCCGCAGCCGGCGCCCTCGTGGTCGCCGGTCTCGTGACCGGCTGCACGGCCGGCGCCGAGGAGGGCAACAGCGGCCCCACCAACAATGCGAACAACAGCGAGTCCGGTGACACCGTCACCATCGGCTTCTCCGGCCCCGCAGCCGACCACGGCTGGCTCGGCGCCATCAACTCGGGCGCCATCGCCGAGGCCGAGAAGTACGACGACGTCGAACTCGTCGTCGCCGAGGGCACGAACGACGCCAACCTGCAGATCAGCCAGGTCGAGACCTTCATCAACGACGGCGTCGACGCCATCGTGCTGCTGCCGACCGACGGCGCCGCGCTGACCGAGGTCGCGATCAAGGCGATGGAGGCCGGGATCCCGGTCATCAACGTCGACCGCGAGTTCTCCAGCCCGTTCGCCGCCCGCACCACCGTGCTCGGCGACAACTACGGCATGGGCGTCAGCGCCGGCACCTACATCTGCGAGAAGCTCGGCGACAACCCCGACGCCGTCGTCGCGGAGATCGCCGGCATCGACTCGCTCCCGCTCACGCAGGACCGCTCGAAGGGCTTCGCCGATGCGCTCGAGGACTGCGGGCTCGAGGTGAGCAACCGCGTCGCCGCGGACTTCACGGTCCAGGGCGGTGAGGCCGCCGCTTCGCAGCTGCTGGCCGCCGCGCCGAAGATCGACGCCATCTGGAACCACGACGACGACCAGGGTGTCGGCGTCCTCGCGGCGATCGACGCCGCGGGTCGCGACGAGTTCTTCATGGTCGGCGGCGCCGGCTCGAAGAACGCCATGGAGGCCATCAAGGCCGGCAACAGCGTGCTCGAGGCGACGGTCATCTACCCGTCGACCCAGGGTGCCGACGGCGTCGCGCTCGCGCGACTCATCGCCCAGAACAAGGCCCTCGGCGACCTCGTCGAGCAGGACGTGCCCAACCGCGTGGTGCTCTACGCGCCCGTCGTCACGGCCGACAACGTCGACACGTACCTGCCGACCGCCTTCACCTCCTAG
- a CDS encoding ABC transporter permease — protein sequence MSEQSPAPAPATTVIEPSQKPSGGVGSRLLSGAAGRNLGLIIALLLLVVVGWITAGQTFMNFENLLTIIRFASIIGVISIGMTFVITAGGIDLSVGSVMGLASVVASLTWIQTGATQSSWLLMVVVAIAVGGLAGLVNGIVIAYGKVVPFMATLAMLVGARGLAELLSNKQTQIVSVTGFLEFFRGDFLAIPWLIWIFVLAAVGGWFLLGRTTFGRRTVAIGGNFEATRLAGIRVKRHLVSLYVLVGLSAGIAAVMILGRTTAGTSTHGQLYELDAIAAVVVGGTLLVGGRGTIVGTVLGVLIFATLTNVFTQNNLSTSVQAVVKGIIIIVAVLLQQRFASRPGRSS from the coding sequence GTGAGCGAGCAATCCCCTGCACCCGCACCTGCGACCACGGTCATCGAGCCCAGCCAGAAGCCGTCCGGAGGTGTCGGGAGCCGCCTGCTGAGCGGCGCGGCCGGTCGCAACCTCGGCCTCATCATCGCGCTGCTCCTGCTCGTGGTCGTCGGATGGATCACCGCGGGCCAGACGTTCATGAACTTCGAGAACCTGCTGACGATCATCCGCTTCGCCTCGATCATCGGCGTCATCAGCATCGGCATGACCTTCGTCATCACAGCCGGCGGCATCGACCTCTCGGTCGGCTCCGTCATGGGTCTCGCGAGTGTCGTCGCCTCACTCACCTGGATCCAGACCGGCGCCACGCAGTCGAGCTGGCTGCTCATGGTGGTCGTCGCCATCGCGGTCGGCGGGCTCGCAGGCCTCGTCAACGGCATCGTGATCGCCTATGGCAAGGTGGTCCCGTTCATGGCCACCCTGGCCATGCTCGTGGGCGCCCGAGGGCTCGCCGAGCTCCTCTCCAACAAGCAGACGCAGATCGTCAGCGTCACGGGCTTCCTCGAGTTCTTCCGCGGGGACTTCCTCGCCATCCCGTGGCTCATCTGGATCTTCGTGCTCGCCGCCGTCGGCGGTTGGTTCCTCCTGGGCCGCACCACGTTCGGACGCCGCACGGTCGCGATCGGCGGCAACTTCGAGGCCACCCGCCTCGCGGGCATCCGCGTGAAGCGCCACCTCGTGTCGCTCTACGTGCTGGTCGGCCTCAGCGCCGGCATCGCCGCGGTCATGATCCTCGGGCGCACCACCGCCGGCACCTCCACCCACGGCCAGCTGTACGAGCTCGACGCCATCGCGGCGGTCGTCGTCGGTGGCACCCTGCTCGTGGGCGGCCGCGGCACGATCGTCGGCACCGTCCTCGGCGTGCTGATCTTCGCGACGCTGACGAACGTGTTCACGCAGAACAACCTCTCCACCTCGGTGCAGGCAGTCGTGAAGGGCATCATCATCATCGTGGCCGTGCTCCTGCAGCAGCGCTTCGCGTCACGCCCGGGTCGTTCGAGCTAG
- a CDS encoding PQQ-dependent sugar dehydrogenase has translation MSKSRIRLGALVLSGLLAVTSLSLSAGAASAHDGEDHGDEVAATTWANYEKVTLTKDVGEPIDMAVLPDSRVLHTTRGGQVRLTDPAQGTTTVVNTIDVYANSEDGLQTITLDPDFEENGWVYLYYAPRTMTAPYPATTPTGSAPNSLPAGADASYWDQWKGYNQLSRFKWNFETSSLDLSTEQAIIKVEVQRGQCCHVAGDVAFDKDGNVLLATGDNTPASAPGASGYAPMNDRAGFNPGFDSRRGAGNSNDLRGKILRIDVHDDGSYTIPAGNLFAPGTTGARPEIFVMGVRNPFRIDYDPVTSALTWGDYGPDAGTANDQRGPMGYVEWQSTTVPLNGGWPYCHGPNANYSNWDYETLTVRGWYDCAGTLVNPSPYNTGLQQLPSATAPQIWYGDQPTHQPWTEFGSGGQAPMGGPTYRYDEENTSATKFPSYWSGKPIMAEFSRDRIFVFDQEDPDGEVTKIQEFLPNSALTAAGMPVWDNVMDLEFGPDGSLYVLDYGDGFFRPNPDAGLYRVDYTVGTKGPRADLTASVTSGHGPLEVDFSAAGSTHPDDLALSFAWDLEGTGTFTEGPAEISHTYTQDGQYTARVRVTDSGGRVNLTSVVITVGNTAPIVEIVTPENGSFTDWGDQVAFEVKVTDPEETIDCSRVLWSYGLGHDNTHAHPLFTGTGCTATIETQSEAGHGETENIYGVIGASYTDAGTATAPALLGDAVTLLNPRELQAEHADATSGGTQIVDDTTAHGVRKVISFDAGDWLAYDPVNLIGITGVEARAIGTGTLSLHWGAPDAEPFLTIDVANTSGGWQEVSSPLVSVPEGTDRVYVTSTGGVELDQLAFTTSTDDIRDLLAALKADQRITQGVKASFGDTLAEADAALAAGDTTTAISKLQFIVDKAPTRIRTDADAAALVIRGAEAVIADIQQRLP, from the coding sequence ATGTCCAAATCCAGAATCCGCCTGGGCGCGCTCGTGCTCAGCGGGCTCCTGGCGGTGACCTCGCTCAGCCTGAGCGCCGGAGCCGCCTCCGCCCACGATGGCGAGGACCACGGCGACGAGGTCGCCGCCACCACCTGGGCCAACTACGAGAAGGTCACGCTGACGAAGGACGTCGGCGAGCCGATCGACATGGCCGTGCTGCCCGACTCCCGCGTGCTCCACACCACCCGCGGCGGCCAGGTGCGCCTCACCGACCCCGCCCAGGGCACGACGACGGTGGTCAACACGATCGACGTCTACGCCAACTCGGAGGACGGCCTGCAGACGATCACCCTCGATCCCGACTTCGAGGAGAACGGCTGGGTCTACCTGTACTACGCCCCCCGGACCATGACGGCGCCCTACCCGGCGACCACGCCGACCGGTTCAGCGCCCAACAGCCTGCCGGCCGGCGCCGACGCGAGCTACTGGGACCAGTGGAAGGGCTACAACCAGCTCAGCCGGTTCAAGTGGAACTTCGAGACGAGCTCGCTCGACCTGTCGACCGAGCAGGCCATCATCAAGGTCGAGGTGCAGCGCGGCCAGTGCTGTCACGTGGCCGGTGACGTCGCGTTCGACAAGGACGGCAACGTGCTCCTCGCCACGGGCGACAACACCCCGGCGAGCGCACCCGGCGCGAGCGGCTACGCCCCGATGAACGACCGCGCCGGGTTCAACCCCGGCTTCGACTCCCGTCGCGGCGCCGGAAACTCGAACGACCTGCGCGGCAAGATCCTGCGCATCGACGTGCACGACGACGGCTCGTACACCATCCCGGCGGGCAACCTGTTCGCACCGGGAACGACCGGCGCACGTCCCGAGATCTTCGTGATGGGCGTTCGCAACCCGTTCCGGATCGACTACGACCCGGTGACGTCGGCGCTGACGTGGGGCGACTACGGCCCCGACGCGGGAACCGCCAACGATCAGCGCGGCCCGATGGGCTATGTCGAGTGGCAGTCCACGACGGTGCCGCTGAACGGCGGCTGGCCGTACTGCCACGGTCCGAACGCGAACTACAGCAACTGGGACTACGAGACCCTCACGGTGCGCGGCTGGTACGACTGCGCCGGCACGCTCGTGAACCCCTCGCCCTACAACACGGGCCTCCAGCAGCTGCCGTCGGCCACCGCACCGCAGATCTGGTACGGCGACCAGCCGACCCACCAGCCATGGACCGAGTTCGGCAGCGGCGGCCAGGCGCCGATGGGCGGCCCGACCTACCGCTACGACGAGGAGAACACCTCGGCGACCAAGTTCCCCTCCTACTGGAGCGGCAAGCCGATCATGGCCGAGTTCTCGCGCGACCGGATCTTCGTGTTCGACCAGGAGGACCCCGACGGCGAGGTGACGAAGATCCAGGAGTTCCTGCCGAACTCCGCCCTCACCGCGGCGGGCATGCCCGTGTGGGACAACGTGATGGACCTCGAGTTCGGCCCCGACGGCTCGCTCTACGTCCTCGACTACGGCGACGGCTTCTTCCGGCCGAACCCGGACGCCGGCCTCTACCGCGTCGACTACACCGTGGGCACGAAGGGTCCCCGCGCCGACCTCACCGCGTCGGTCACGTCGGGCCACGGCCCGCTCGAGGTCGACTTCTCGGCGGCGGGCAGCACCCACCCCGACGACCTCGCACTCAGCTTCGCGTGGGACCTCGAGGGCACGGGCACGTTCACCGAGGGACCCGCCGAGATCAGCCACACCTACACGCAAGACGGTCAGTACACGGCTCGCGTGCGGGTGACCGACAGCGGCGGACGCGTGAACCTGACCTCGGTCGTGATCACCGTCGGCAACACGGCTCCGATCGTGGAGATCGTCACCCCTGAGAACGGCTCGTTCACCGACTGGGGCGACCAGGTCGCCTTCGAGGTGAAGGTCACCGACCCCGAGGAGACGATCGACTGCAGCCGGGTGCTGTGGAGCTACGGCCTCGGCCACGACAACACCCACGCCCACCCGCTCTTCACGGGCACCGGATGCACCGCCACCATCGAGACGCAGTCCGAGGCGGGGCACGGCGAGACCGAGAACATCTACGGTGTGATCGGCGCGTCGTACACCGACGCCGGCACTGCGACCGCCCCGGCCCTGCTGGGCGACGCGGTGACGCTGCTCAACCCGCGCGAACTGCAGGCGGAGCACGCCGACGCCACGAGCGGCGGCACGCAGATCGTCGACGACACGACGGCGCACGGCGTGCGCAAGGTCATCTCGTTCGACGCGGGCGACTGGCTGGCATACGACCCGGTGAACCTCATCGGCATCACCGGCGTCGAGGCTCGCGCCATCGGCACGGGCACGCTGTCGCTGCACTGGGGTGCGCCCGACGCCGAGCCGTTCCTGACCATCGACGTCGCGAACACGAGCGGCGGCTGGCAGGAGGTCTCCTCGCCGCTCGTGAGCGTGCCCGAGGGCACGGATCGGGTCTACGTGACCAGCACCGGTGGAGTGGAGCTCGACCAGCTGGCGTTCACGACGTCGACGGACGACATCCGTGACCTGCTCGCGGCACTCAAGGCCGACCAGCGCATCACGCAGGGCGTGAAGGCGTCCTTCGGCGACACGCTGGCGGAGGCCGACGCGGCGCTGGCCGCCGGGGACACGACGACGGCGATCAGCAAGCTGCAGTTCATCGTCGACAAGGCTCCGACGCGAATCCGCACCGACGCCGACGCGGCGGCCCTCGTGATCCGTGGGGCCGAGGCGGTGATCGCCGACATCCAGCAGCGACTCCCGTAG